One stretch of Ooceraea biroi isolate clonal line C1 chromosome 4, Obir_v5.4, whole genome shotgun sequence DNA includes these proteins:
- the LOC105283833 gene encoding GPI mannosyltransferase 1, whose amino-acid sequence MSRSFSSYCMSAFLVRLVLIAYADFHDSNFDVPYTDVDYNVFTDAARYALEQRSPFERHTYRYSPFLAWLLIPNIVVHRDFGKVLFSVIDILIAFLIREILARQKCNKFIRDVCAVLWLFNPLTLVISTRGNADSLAVFLVMLTLDLLQRNKIVAAGLLHGVSVHFRLYPMIFSLPMFLSLSKNNRFLPNRDQWKLAFSCAFSVFALTAISYYLYGFKFLYESFLYHLVRKDTKHNFSVYFYMLYLSADEAQNLILKLLMFLPQLNLLLMSAYYYSEKSNLPFAMFVQAAIAVMYNPVMTSQYFFWFLSLLPLCLPNIKMSITRCICLGCSWVLSQAIWLFAAYKLEFQSFNSFYFLWLSGLLFFSVNVKVLVDIIRHYKS is encoded by the coding sequence ATGAGTCGTTCGTTCTCGTCGTACTGCATGTCTGCGTTTCTTGTACGATTAGTCTTGATAGCGTATGCCGACTTTCACGACTCGAACTTCGATGTTCCGTACACGGATGTGGATTACAACGTGTTTACCGATGCGGCTAGATACGCACTGGAGCAACGGTCGCCTTTCGAGCGTCATACCTATCGGTACTCGCCGTTTTTGGCCTGGCTGTTGATACCGAACATCGTGGTCCACAGAGACTTTGGAAAGGTCCTGTTTTCCGTGATCGATATATTGATCGCGTTCCTAATTAGGGAGATTCTTGCGCGACAGAAGTGTAACAAGTTCATCAGAGACGTCTGTGCAGTTTTGTGGCTTTTCAATCCGTTAACGTTGGTGATCTCGACGAGAGGCAACGCAGACTCGCTCGCGGTGTTTTTAGTTATGCTCACGTTGGACTTGTTACAGAGAAACAAAATCGTAGCGGCCGGATTGTTACACGGAGTGTCCGTGCACTTTCGATTGTACCCGATGATATTCAGTTTGCCCATGTTCTTATCTCTGTCCAAGAACAATCGTTTTCTACCGAACAGGGATCAATGGAAGCTCGCGTTCAGTTGCGCGTTCTCCGTCTTTGCATTAACGGCCATAAGTTACTATTTGTACGGCTTTAAGTTCTTATACGAGAGTTTTCTGTATCATTTAGTGCGCAAGGATACCAAGCACAATTTCTCCGTGTATTTCTACATGCTCTATTTATCAGCCGATGAGGCTCAGAATTTGATTCTGAAGCTTCTCATGTTTTTGCCGCAATTGAATTTGTTGCTGATGTCGGCGTATTATTATTCGGAAAAGTCCAATTTACCGTTTGCGATGTTTGTTCAAGCGGCAATCGCGGTAATGTACAATCCGGTAATGACTTCCCAGTATTTCTTCTGGTTTCTGTCTCTGTTACCTCTGTGTCTGCCGAATATCAAGATGAGTATAACTAGATGCATTTGTTTAGGATGTTCCTGGGTCTTGAGTCAAGCCATTTGGTTATTCGCTGCTTACAAGCTGGAATTCCAAAGTTTTAATTCGTTCTACTTCCTTTGGCTCTCTGGCCTCCTATTTTTCTCCGTTAACGTAAAAGTTTTAGTAGACATTATTCGTCATTATAAAAGTTAG
- the LOC105283830 gene encoding uncharacterized protein LOC105283830, with the protein MEAVKKAKERLRQYPTLIAHCHESAAKYASCVLAKSNLEKNACAAEFNELKKCLVKAAASSNTRL; encoded by the coding sequence ATGGAGGCTGTGAAGAAAGCAAAGGAGCGATTGAGACAGTATCCAACCCTCATAGCTCATTGCCACGAGTCAGCAGCGAAGTATGCGTCTTGTGTATTAGCGAAATCTAATTTGGAAAAGAACGCTTGCGCCGCGGAATTTAAcgaattgaaaaaatgtctCGTTAAGGCTGCCGCTAGCAGTAATACAAGATTATAA
- the LOC105283828 gene encoding cx9C motif-containing protein 4, producing MKNLKKDPDPCKEFACKLQKCLQDNVFQPSRCQGVIEELRQCCTKRTTNSTVCDGINTTKPYNHNTVDYREAMK from the exons atgaaaaatttgaaGAAGGATCCCGATCCTTGCAAAGAATTTGCATGTAAATTGCAGAAGTGTTTACAGG ATAACGTCTTCCAACCATCTCGTTGTCAAGGAGTGATCGAAGAGCTGAGACAGTGTTGCACAAAGCGAACCACTAATTCCACAGTTTGCGACGGCATAAACACTACCAAACCATATAATCATAATACTGTCGATTAT CGGGAAGCCATGAAATAG
- the LOC105283829 gene encoding dolichyl-phosphate beta-glucosyltransferase — MLSLGCLLCYGLLLIIITLILLCIIVHMTSQQYPNIWRDKREDFFLNTQTATKEAFPSLYDPWSVHLSIIVPAYNEEKRLPPMLDECLEHLEERTKSGLTYEIIIVSDGSTDKTGDVAQNYASRYSTIRVLNLVKNRGKGGAVRLGMLSARGSALLFADADGATKFEDLKKLDKSLVDALGFDYMSKPEETASSDAVICGSRVHLEKEETAKRSYFRLFLMHGFHFCVWLLCVRGIRDTQCGFKLLTRKSARTIFESLHVERWAFDVEMLYIAQALNIPVTEVSVNWTEIEGSKIVPFWSWLQMGRDLFLIWLRYKIGAWKINMKYKTT, encoded by the exons ATGCTATCATTAGGATGTCTGCTTTGCTACGGATTATTACTGATTATAATCACTTTGATTTTG CTTTGCATAATAGTGCACATGACGAGTCAGCAATATCCAAACATCTGGAGGGACAAAAGGGAAGATTTCTTTCTCAATACTCAGACAGCAACAAAGGAAGCATTTCCCTCGTTATATGATCCCTGGAGTGTGCACCTCAGCATCATTGTACCTGCTTacaatgaagaaaaaagac TGCCGCCAATGCTGGATGAGTGTCTGGAACATTTGGAAGAGCGTACAAAGTCTGGACTCacttatgaaataataatagtcaGTGATGGTAGCACAGATAAGACTGGGGATGTGGCACAAAATTATGCATCAAGATACAGCACCATAAGGGTGTTAAATCTTGTTAAAAACAGGGGAAAGGGTGGTGCTGTAAGACTG GGTATGTTGAGCGCAAGGGGCAGTGCTCTACTGTTTGCAGATGCTGACGGCGCCACCAAATTCGAGGATCTAAAAAAATTGGATAAAAGTTTAGTAGATGCTTTAGGAT ttgATTATATGAGTAAGCCTGAAGAAACAGCGTCGTCCGACGCGGTGATATGTGGCTCCAGAGTGCATttagaaaaagaggaaactgCGAAACGATCGTACTTCCGTCTGTTCCTCATGCATGGATTTCACTTCTGCGTATGGCTGCTGTGCGTGAGAGGCATCAGAGATACGCAGTGCGGATTTAAGCTCCTGACGAGGAAATCGGCGAGAACGATATTCGAATCGTTGCACGTCGAGCGCTGGGCCTTTGACGTAGAGATGCTTTACATCGCGCAGGCGCTCAACATTCCCGTAACCGAGGTGTCGGTCAACTGGACGGAGATAGAAGGCTCCAAGATCGTACCGTTTTGGAGCTGGCTGCAAATGGGCAGGGACTTGTTTCTTATCTGGCTTCGATACAAAATCGGCGCgtggaaaataaatatgaaatacaaaACAACGTAA
- the LOC105287487 gene encoding programmed cell death protein 6 isoform X2, which translates to MSFISPMPSQQFLWDVFQRVDKDRSGSITADELQQALSNGTWTPFNPETVRLMIGMFDRNQTGTVSFDEFGALWKYVTDWENCFRSFDRDNSGNIDRNELKTALTNFGYRLSDQTIDMLIRKYDRAGRGTIYFDDFIQCCIVLHTLTSSFRRLDTDLDGVITIHYEQFLSMVFNLKI; encoded by the exons ATGTCTTTCATCTCGCCTATGCCCAGCCAGCAATTTCTTTGGGATGTGTTCCAAAG GGTTGACAAGGACAGATCTGGTTCAATCACCGCAGACGAGTTGCAGCAAGCTCTCTCGAACGGTACATGGACGCCCTTTAATCCAGAGACAGTTCGGCTGATGATTG GTATGTTTGATAGGAATCAAACAGGAACCGTCAGCTTCGATGAATTCGGAGCGCTGTGGAAATACGTTACTGACTGGGAGAATTGCTTCCGCTCGTTCGACCGTGACAACAGTGGTAACATCGATCGCAACGAATTGAAGACTGCTCTCACGAACTTTGGCTACCGACTAAGTGATCAGACGATCGACATGCTTATACGAAAGTACGATCGCGCGGGACGCGGTACAATATACTTCGACGACTTTATACAGTGCTGCATAGTCTTACAC ACTCTGACATCGTCCTTCAGACGACTGGATACTGATTTGGATGGTGTCATAACAATACACTACGAACAATTTCTGAGTATGGTATTTAATcttaagatataa
- the LOC105287487 gene encoding programmed cell death protein 6 isoform X1 yields the protein MSFISPMPSQQFLWDVFQRVDKDRSGSITADELQQALSNGTWTPFNPETVRLMIGMFDTDKTDPATGMFDRNQTGTVSFDEFGALWKYVTDWENCFRSFDRDNSGNIDRNELKTALTNFGYRLSDQTIDMLIRKYDRAGRGTIYFDDFIQCCIVLHTLTSSFRRLDTDLDGVITIHYEQFLSMVFNLKI from the exons ATGTCTTTCATCTCGCCTATGCCCAGCCAGCAATTTCTTTGGGATGTGTTCCAAAG GGTTGACAAGGACAGATCTGGTTCAATCACCGCAGACGAGTTGCAGCAAGCTCTCTCGAACGGTACATGGACGCCCTTTAATCCAGAGACAGTTCGGCTGATGATTG GTATGTTTGACACTGACAAAACTGATCCTGCTACAGGTATGTTTGATAGGAATCAAACAGGAACCGTCAGCTTCGATGAATTCGGAGCGCTGTGGAAATACGTTACTGACTGGGAGAATTGCTTCCGCTCGTTCGACCGTGACAACAGTGGTAACATCGATCGCAACGAATTGAAGACTGCTCTCACGAACTTTGGCTACCGACTAAGTGATCAGACGATCGACATGCTTATACGAAAGTACGATCGCGCGGGACGCGGTACAATATACTTCGACGACTTTATACAGTGCTGCATAGTCTTACAC ACTCTGACATCGTCCTTCAGACGACTGGATACTGATTTGGATGGTGTCATAACAATACACTACGAACAATTTCTGAGTATGGTATTTAATcttaagatataa
- the LOC105287488 gene encoding MICOS complex subunit Mic10 translates to MAGAVWAEDEIGRKWDRCFTDAILKLGGGVVLGGVFSLLFFKRRRWPIITGAGFGLGMAYSNCQEDINASIRQQKSCKREEKK, encoded by the exons ATGGCCGGCGCCGTGTGGGCCGAGGACGAGATCGGGCGAAAGTGGGACCGTTGCTTCACAGATGCCATTCTCAAGTTGG GTGGCGGCGTAGTCCTCGGCGGAGTGTTTTCCCTGCTCTTCTTCAAAA GGAGGAGGTGGCCCATCATAACTGGTGCTGGTTTTGGATTAGGTATGGCATATTCTAACTGTCAAGAGGACATAAATGCGTCGATACGTCAACAGAAATCTTGTAAAcgtgaagaaaagaaatga